One genomic region from Thunnus maccoyii chromosome 16, fThuMac1.1, whole genome shotgun sequence encodes:
- the crip1 gene encoding cysteine-rich protein 1 encodes MPKCPKCQKEVYFAERVTSLGKDWHRPCLKCEKCSKTLSAGSHAEHEGKPYCHNPCYGAMFGPKGFGRGGTESHTFK; translated from the exons ATGCCAAAGTGCCCAAAGTGCCAGAAGGAAGTTTACTTCG CCGAGAGGGTGACATCACTGGGCAAGGACTGGCACAGGCCATGTCTGAAGTGTGAGAAGTGCAGCAAGACACTTTCAGCGGGCTCACATGCAGag CATGAAGGGAAGCCATACTGTCACAATCCCTGCTACGGTGCAATGTTTGGACCTAAAG gatTTGGACGTGGTGGAACCGAGAGCCACACATTTAAATAG